TAGAGTTTTGTCTCATGGTAGGCAATTAGATCCAGTTTGTTTGGGGCACTTGCTTATTCATCAACCAATTATTTTGAGCCACCTCAAAAGTCTTGTTTCAAAGTTGACTTAATGTACACGTGTCGTTGTGTTGGAACGGTCATAGTATGAACTTCATTACACCGGAGTGTTCCTCTGCATGGGAAACAAAGACGATAATAAAGTTAACAAGTATGCTTCACAACAATGACTGGCAAGCTAATAATCTCCTTTTAGTCCAGTAATTCAATAGTTTGTAGTGTTTTTGCTACGCTATCTCTGAAAGTTTTCCTGATTAACTCAGACCGAAAcagatttagaaaagaaaagtgcTGGAAAAACAATGTTCAGGTTGCATAAAACAAGGCCAACACCGCCGCCAAGTAATAAATCAGGGGAAAAGATAGATTTTACGTTCTCCAATTTCAAACTGGTTCAGGTAATCATTCATTTCGTCTTCATCTTGTTCTTCTTCTATGTTCCATTTTACTTGCattatatgtgtgtgtgtgttttctGGTGTTTTTATATAGGTACCAAAAGGATGGGACAGGTTGATCATGTCGATAATCTCAATGGAGAATGGGAAAACCATGGCAAAGACAAGCAAAACAGTAGTTCGAAATGGGAGTTGTCAATGGACAGAGACTTTGTCGGAATCTATTTGGGTTTCAAAAACAGAGATGGAAGATTGTTTCTTCAAGCTTGTTGTTGCAATGGTAACTTTGTTAATGAAATACTGTTGGATCTTTGTTTACAGTTCTGTATATAGTTGTTGGAACATGATCTGAACATGTTCGATTCAATTAAGGTGACAAATTAGATGATAAAAGAaggttgaaaagaaaatgaatattgaaattgtagGGATCAGCAAGATCTAGCATTCTTGGAGAGGCGACAGTGAATATGACAGGCTATATAAATTCAACCATCACTGTTCCGGTCTCATTGCCATTAAAAAAATGCAACCATGGCACAGTTTTGCAGGTGATTTTTCAACCATCTTATTTCttctctattattattatttgttttttttacattaaatgCATACCATTTAATTAGAAACATGAAGACAAAGGAGCCATTTGCTCAGTTCGGTAGTGGCTGGACCCGTTTTAAGGCGGTGGGGGCTGCCCATGGTAGTCAAGGTCTAATGAGTAAACCTCTTTTCCACTATCGCTAAATAGCATGCATTCATTGGGTTGGGTATGGCCCCTGTATCACacatcatattttatttaacatgttATAACTTGGAACACATGACCAACAGTTGCATTAAAAACATAAGCTGGTACTCGTAATGATGATTTGAtagaaatattttcatataaacagATTTTGATGTTGGTTAGTATTGTGGACATCACTTCAGTTGTAGCTGGTAGTTGTAAGCGGTCAGAAGATTCAAGTTTGGtcgaaacaaataaaaaagtgaaAGAGATATCTTAGGAAGATGGTTACCTCCTAagtaatttagattttagagcaaatttaatgacatgaactaaattaaagtagGACTTTTGATAATATGAATGAAACATAAAATTGAAACACAGTTGTGTTTTTCTAACGAATATTACACTTGTGATTCTGATATGCAGATGAAAATTCAATGTTTGACACCAAGACGAAAACCCATGTTTGTATCATTCCCTGCCCTTCCTTCCcttgttttttgttttcctttaaatGTTGTATTGGATCATAAACACTTGCAATGGATTATTTCAGGGACAATGACTCAAAGCAGACAAATTCCCATGAAGGTAATAGCACTGAACACTCTCCTGATCTAAGCCTTAACTGGGATGGTCCACAGAGTTTAATTGCAAATAGTGATGGGTCGTCCCCAAGTTCAGCCCCACGCCAAGAAGAACTCGTGAGTAGGGTACGTTAGAGTCTCATCCTGTTTTGTtgttaaatcatatttaatgaCTGTATTAACAATGCTAAACTTCCATTACTGCAGGAAGCAAGTTTCTCAGCTTCTGATTCCCATTGCAGCTATGGTTCAGCTGCAAGCAATTTGAATGGTGACACTCGGAGCCTGATGGGAATACAAGATTCTCCCATTTCCCACAATGGGAATTCTCACATTGATGACCATCTTTCTCATTCAAATCATTCATCGTTTGTTTCACAAAGCAGTTTCTCGGATAATAAGCAAGAGTTTTGCGCTGCATCAACTTTAAGAGCCACAGATCCTTCCAAGAATCTTCTTGAAGCAGCAGAGAAAACGATTGAAGAGCTTCATGCAGAATCAAAGATGTGGGAGAGGAATGCGGACAAGTTAATGCTTGATTTGGACATGTTGAGGAAAGAATACTCTGACCAGTCTAAAAATCACGCAATTTTGGCTATGGAGCTCTCGGCAGCGAATGTGGAACGCAATGGACTACGAAAAGAAGTTGAACAGCTGAAAACGTTATTGGAGAAATCAATGGCGAAACAACCAACCTATGAAGATTCAACATTTGAGGATGCTGGAGCAACCCTTTTACACAAGGAActggaaaatgaaattaagttcCTTAAAGAGTCTAATGACAGCCTCGCTTTGCAGTTGAAGAGGAGCCAAGATGCAAATGTTGAGCTTGTTTCAGTTCTTCAGGAGCTGGAACAGACCATAGAAAAGCAAAAAGTTCAAATGGGGACTATTACAGCCCTGCAATCACAGGTGAGTGAATTGGAGAACTGTATGCAGCTAAATTCAGAGGAAAACAGCAACTTAATGATACAGCTTCAACAATCAAGGGAATCAGAGAAGAATTTGCAGGCCGAGGTCCAATATCTTGAACagatgaaaaacaaagaaagtgATGCCCTTTTGGATATTGAGGAGGAATACAAGACTAAGTTAGCAGctaaagaaagagaaatcatTGGTTTGAAAGTAAAGCTATCCGAGTCTCGAAAGGAAGGAAATTTCGCGAATCCGGAGTCTCGAAATGCCCACGTCACACCTCTGATCAGAGAAATTGAAGCCTTAAAAGTAAAACTAGAGGAGTTAGAAACTGACTGCAATGAGCTGACTGATGAAAATCTTGAATTACTACTCAAGATAAAGGAAACAAATAACAATGTCTATGGAGGAGTTGCTTCCAATGATTTTTCATCTGATGAGATTTCAGCTAAGCTTGCAATGAGTGAACAGAAGTCAGAAATGCTTTTCCTGGAAGAGAAACTAAGAAAGAAAATTCTGAGGGAGATTCAAAGTGATTATAACAGTTACATTCTGGAACTTGAAACTCAGACAACAGAACTGGAAGCTAAAGGAACTGAAGTAGTGAAGGAGTTAGCTCAGAAAAGGACTGAAATGCAAACACTGGAGGCTACTTTGCTGTCAAAGGAAGAGGAGAACATGGAGCTTAGAATGAATCAGAGTAAACTGCAGGATATGCATCATCAGTTGTTGGCTGCTGAAGATAAGTGTGAATATCTGAGAAGAGAAAATACAAAGTTACAAGCAACTAATGAGACACTCATTGAAGAATGCAATTCACTTAACAAGTCAGCTGAAGAGTTGAGGAAGGAGAAGTCAGAATTGGAAGAGCATTGTGCTCAGTTGGAGGCCAAATTAAAAGAATGCAGCAAAAAAGTTGAAGTTTTGGACCAAAATCTAACTTTGGTGATTGAAGACTTTgcatcaaaagagaaaaaactaACATTAGAATTAAATGCAATTCATGATAAGAGCAAGAAACTTGAGGCAAAACTGAAGCTTGAAGAAAGCTCCTGGAACCAAATGTATTTGGAGAAGACCAATGAAGTTGAGAATCTTGTAATAGAGGTGGAAAACCTTGGTAAGCAACTCTCTGCAGCACATCATGAGAAAGAGAAAACAGCTTGTGAAATTTCTGGTTTACAAGCAGATAAAGTTAGACTGGAGTTGGCTCTTGAAGAAGCTCAATCTAACCTGAAACTTACACAGAGTGAATTCAAGAAAATAGAAAGTGAAGCTAAAACACAAGTGGAAGACCTATTGGGTGAACTTACAGCTGCTAGAGAAAACCATGAAATACTGATGGCAGAACATGAAAAATCTTTGAAGTTGTTAGAGAGTTACAAATCCAGTGAAGGGAAACTTAAAACCGTTGTGAATGAGCTTGAACTAAAGCTAACTGTTTCTGAATATGAAAGACAACAAGTATCAGAGCAATCTAACAATATGAAGGTTCAGCTGCTGAAGATAGAAAATCTTCAGGATGACATTTCGGCTCTGACAGATGAACGCAATGCGATTAAAGCCGATAAAGAGAATCTGGAAGCTTCATTGCATCTACTATCCAGAGAATGTCATGATCTGAAAGCAGAGAAAAATTACTCAATGCAGCAGATTTCTACCTTGCAAAAGATGGTTTCAGAAATAGAGGACTATAAACATGATAAAATAGTCTTGGAAGAAAAACTTGTGCGGACGGAAGGCGATCTCGTGGCGAAACAGGCTTTATTAACGCAGgatgaagaaattaaaaacGAGCTTAATAAGATCAAGCAAACAAACAGGCAATTCCAGCAGCAAATTAAACAGCTTCAAGAGGAGAAAGATGAGCTTCTCATAAAAGCTCAAACCCTTGAAGAAAATTTGAAACTGAAAGTGGAAGAAAAACAGAAGCAGCGCCATTCCAATTCTCACAGAAACAAAAGAGAGGCAAGGAATCTACTTCCATTACGAAACCACATAGTTCCTTTGATTTAGAATTTACATCTTGGTTATTCGCATATGAATATTATGAACTGTTATAAATTCTGAATTTAGTTTTTCAGCTCTCTCTCCAGGATAGGCATTACGATTCCAATGAGGGAAGCCATGGAAATGAATTTGCCAGGGTCATGGAAGCCAATAACAAGTATAGAGTTCGTGTAAATAGGTGAGACTAGTAACATGTTACAGCATTAATAAAGCCCAGAATTTATCCTCCATGATGAAGTTTAACTCCATGACTTTTTCCTCCTATATGTCATCTTCCAGTTCCAGGTTATCAGAGGGTCGAAGAAGTCAATCAAATACTCCAAGAAAATCATCCATTGAAGGTGAAGTGGTGGCAAAAGAGAAATATGAACGTACAAAATCAACTCTAGAGGCAGAGTTAAGTGACATCCGCGAGCGTTATCTCCAAATGAGCCTTAAATACGCAGAAGTAGAAGCTCAACGTGAAGAACTTGTCATGAAGCTTAAAGGAGTGAAGAGCATTAGGAGGTTTTTCTTAAACCCTTCAAATTAACcaaatcttcttctttttttccctatAATTTGAAGTTTCATTTTCTCCCTAcaaaattcttataaaatacTGCTAGGTAGATTGCATTTTATCAAAATGGAAGAAAGTGTGTTTTTCTCCCGAGACAAACAACAAAGATGCTTATCTGGGTTTGTAACCAATAAAAAAGCCCAGAATCGGCACTTAGTATGGCTGCCCGATTGAAGGCGAGATTACTATTACTACTGTATTACTTTATCTTATCAATGCAAAAGCTTTTGGTCCATTCACGTCAGCGACAATCTTGAGGCACATTTCCCATTCAGATTTAGAACTTAATCCCGTCTATTGATGCAACATTTCGTACTTTCTTGGGATCATACACTGATTTCCTGTTCATTTAACTACAAGCGATAATGCTAAGTTTAACCCAAGTTTTAACATCTTCGTTTTCTTCGAAAATAACTCCAGTTGAATggagaaaatattcataaaattttggtaactttttttaatttagttcctaaattTTTAACACCTTAAAAGGTGAAGACTATATACTCTTTAGTGTCGTGTCATCATCtaaaaaatatactaatttttatattacataCATAGCATatgaatacatatatttatattattattattattattattattattttaattggagatggattattatgaatttgaataaaggtaaaGAAACAACTTTACcttgaaaatttatatgaatatcttaaatattgaattccataaataaaaattacataaattgtcctaagttttatttaaaattatattttggtcatgcaactttcaaaattacataTAGTTACTAACGTTTtcaaattgttatatttttgcCACTCGGATGTTAACTTCCATTAAAAAGTAATATTGCACCTTTAATTCAAAGGGATAATAGctaatttggtcctttaactatagttaaaaatcattttaatattttaaaactttctaattattgttattaagaaaattttaaactaccAAAAGGATTTTTAACTATAGCTTAGGGCCAAATTAGCTATTAACCTCTAAATTAAGGTGCAACATTACTTTTTTATCAAAAGCTAACAACGAGTGACAAAATGTAACAATTTGATAATGTTAGTGACTattatgtaacttttaaaagttatgtgaccaaaatgtaattttaaacaaagtttAGGATAGTTGATGTAGTTtaccaaaattaatattattaattgttttgaaattaatgaaattatagtTACTcatctatactattaattaagCTTCGACTAAGTTGGTGTCATGAGTCAACCGGACAATAACTCGATttgagaaattatgaaaatatcttttgtaattaaaataagatatattATTCGAagatactttaatattttattttaaaaacaataaaaatatgcatatggtaGGATTTGATccaattacattaataaaacctttaatttaaaattcaactaaagctttattttaataattttgtacattttaattttattatcatatatatttcatgtgttattatcaATTAGTTTCAAACGATACATTTCgtttttattgtatattatttttaaacattcaTCTATGTTATAAATACTTGGTTTCCACACGTGTAGAATttcttattaataatgttgttgattgagttggtgtcacaagttaactcgaCACCAACTTAAGATTGATAACACCACCGTGGTAAACAGTTGTACTCTTATTTTTAATCTGATGtgtttgtattttgttttactcacaatttaatctaattttttcattttaatatcgtaCATATTTCATTGGAATTATTAGTTAGTTTGAACCatacgtttcattatttattatatgttattttcaaaaacatttttacatTCTAAATACCTAGTTTCTATACTTATACGCATGTAATACCTAGTTTCACATAATATTTTTCCATGCAAtgaaatatttatcttttagattGTGTAGCCGGAACGGAATGCAATATAGCTCTTTTTACATTTGTATTTATCACTAAGAAAAACCTATAGTGTCTACGTGATCTACATTTCAATCTCATTCATcctcttttaacttttaaagttgTGATAATTTTTCCTACCAAAACAATACATaatccaaccaaaaaaaaaacagttgtGATAAATTTGGCATCTACAAATTGATCGTGTAGTCCTATCCCGAAGGTTATGCAACATTCTCCACCATCCGCGATAAAAGCTAGTCATCACTTCATATAGCAGCTTGAAATAATATCAGAAATTCACAAGCAGAATTTTTCTCCTTGCAAGTGGCAGGAAGTGACTGGTTAACAAGCCCCACTCTCGAAACATGACTCTCGAGTCGCCACCAGATAAAACGACCCATAATATATCCCCATGTGATAAACAGGAAAGAGTAGCCATCGCAATTTAAAATCCCAGGGGCTTTGAAAAGAAACAAGAGGAAAAAGAGGGAGGTGTCATCATAATGTGGTGCAAATTAGGGTTGGTGGCAATGGCATATACTTTGGAAGATGCTGAAACTAGCAAACTCAACTTCACTCGATTCCCACTTCTCTTGtttgcttttcttttattaaaaaaaagaaaagtaaatttGATAATTCTGGAAACAATGTGAATATgatctataaaaaataattataataagaTACGGCAtgaaaaaataacatgaaatatatacacataaaaaaattattaaaaaaatcataaaagattatataaaaacattatattaaatatgttttatgataaaaaaataatataaatatatggaaGGGATTGATGTGACGACACACTTTTACTTAAAGTCACCGCACCCTTTTATTGCCCTTATGACCAAGGAAGATTTAAATGAATACCTATATCAACCCATATACATAGCTTCAGTATCAGCCCTCTTATGTTCTGCACCATCATCACCAGGCCATCCCTGCCGATGGCTTGAAATGCTCAAATCAGGCAGGCAGGGGTGGCCAAGGCTTTCTTTTTCGCTGATGATGGCTCGTTTCCAACCAGGTAGCGTGGGAGTAAATGAAGAATTGAATTGTTCAAAAAACTGAATCCCCTTTCCTCAAATGGCAAATTCTCTTATAGGGCAACTTCGATCCTTTGGCAATTTTGGCTTTCTCTGCAACATTTCTCTTCACTTCATTATATGATTTGCAGGGCTAGCTCGAGGTAACTTTCACCAGTGGGCGTCAGATtctcttattatatatgtatttggtaTGTATTTGTTTGTAGGCCAATGGCCAAGGTTTTAGTATGCTGCAGTATTGTCGTACCGAGTTGTATTTGCTGAATAAATTTGCTCTAAATAAAGATTGCTGATGAGTGATAAGCTTGCTTATAAGGTCAATGGAAGCTTGTTCTAAGAAGAAAACACACCCAAGAACGCTTAGCAATGCCATAATAGTTACAGTAATATGGTACATTTATTTAAATCTTATCCCTTTTTCCttgaaaaaacataattaaatggGTCCATACGCTCTTACTTTAGAGAAATGGGATCCCTTTatgtttttatcctcttttttTGTTAATGCCATTTACGAAAAGACACGAGAGTCTAACCATGGGTTGGACATACGATCATCTTTATGCTTATGAATACTactatttgttatataaaaaaagggccattaatatacatatttaaggAGCCTAAGCTGACAATAAGGATTGGAAATCATCTTCATAAACATTCATATggtgtttaaattattttgaccTTACCTCTTTGTGCAAGAGCTTTTAAGTTGTTGGGTTGTTTCCTTAGGAAGATTTCTTGGGATAGAATTAGAGTTGGCAAAACAATTCAAGTgtgaaaattctgaaaattcttttgaatgAATCTAACATAAAATCGAATtcaatttgagttgattttaaaattaaaattcgagtccaaaaaattcaaactttgaGAAAAGAGCTCGAATTCAAGAAAACTCGAGTCTGGAAAAGAGCTCAAGCTTAAGAAAGCTTAATCCCGTAACTATCCTTTCCTGAAATAAATTCAATCCTAAACTGAAAAATAATTAGTTTGCAGTTATGATAAACCAACTTTGTTTAAAGTTTGTTATAAACAATTAGAACCAAAACAGACAACTTAAGAAAAATGAGCAAAGAAAATAACTGACACAATTCTGATATAAAGATTCTATGCCTGAGAAGCCTCACTCAAGATAAATCTTTATTCAACCACCAGACAATTCAAGAATACAGTTCTTTCTTTATTGGCTAAAGCATCGATAAAAAGCTAATGATCTTACACCACACAATGGTCACAAGACAGAAATACAAACACCCTATTCAACAAAACACTCACtcaaaagaagaaacaaataaacaagcTAATAAACAACAAGTTGCGCAGCCAATATATTATGAATGACTATCTTATGTAAAACACAAAACTTTACCGTTAGCCTAGCGGGAGAAAGAGGAGTACTTTTGGTCATTAACAATATGGTTGTGGTCTTGGGTACATTCATCACTAATACTCTGATTATTCAGAAATCATTTGATAATGTCcagactaaaattaaataaattctcacGTCCCTTAACTTACTAAAAGTTAGCCGACCCTTCAACGCCAATGTCGTACTGTAGATTGCAATAGAATTCTTGCACAATTTCTTTGACATATGTTATGGCAAAAGTGTACTTCAGgagattttttgttttaatgtaaCGACCCGAAAATTAGTGATGTAAAAAATCCAGTTTTGAGACTCCATTTTAGTAAACCGGgcctataaataattttattaaatatttataaagttatatattaggtaaattgaattttggatatcgaattagtgattaattaaggtataggagctaaattgtaaaacttaaaTTACTATAGATTTTAATTGGAAACTTAGATTACGGATCAATGTAGTAATTATACCACATTGGAAGTGTAGTGGACCGTAAATGATCCTATTTTTATACGTTACTtcgttttttgttttaattgaaactaaaataattttcaactttgttttaaaaatcataaactttattttgaatagaatttaaatatttttataatttttgaataaattaaaggtatttatcatattaatgtTTCGATAGCATCTTCCATTCGTACCATACATTGGGACAAGCGATGGGTGTTATAATTATAATGCaagaagacaacttatattaatagGTAATCTAAATTATACATTGCCCGTAGAAATCAAATTGAACAATTGACTCATGTGAACTATTATATTGTCTATAAGTCTAACTAGGAAGATTGTTTGTCTTAATTATCGGAGAGAATGACTCTCAAAAATAGAGACACATGTGTAATTGTCTAAATTGACAATATATCGGACTAGACTCAAGTAGAATTTATCTTAGAtctgtttatgaatttattcccTTATAACGTTTATAGTGTGACTTACCTTAATAATGTCTAAGTGACTAACTTTGTGTACATAgttcatgtgctttgatatattGAAAGCATATGCTCTCATGGTAGTAAACTAAAAGTTAACATATGGGGCACATAATTTATGTATGGCATGACTTCACTTATAATAGTAGAATTCATAACTCGGTTGAAGagtaaatgatattctctcattggTTGATACTAGCATTAAAACTCATTGTTAGGCCATAGGTGTGTTGGGCTAAGTTTGCCACAATGCCCAATAACTCGGTCCAAAACTAAACAATTAAAAACTCAATTCAACCTGCTGGTTCAAGAATGAGTGTCAAAACATTTTCAAGAGAAAGAATTGGAAGATCCAATCACTCAAGACTATTTGTTTCATGTTGTTTGGGTTGCAAAGATGCAAGCTCAATTAATGAAGCTAAATGGACGTTTTTAGTAAGCTTACAAGAGACCCAACTGTGAAGAGTTGGGCCACACGTACAAGCAATGAATAATCTAATTACAAAagcataaacaaataataatagttatctcTAAATTTTTCTATCACATAAGGAATCAAAAAATGacttaaagttttttaaaattaatttttaaatatttataagtaaaaAAGCAAGAATATGTAACATGCAAATTGCACTCGACTTTAATGATGAATTACAACAAAATTGTGCTGGTGCAATATAGCGTTGCGACACTTATTTCTTAACTTGTTTAATCGGTTTTGAGCGATTCACAGGTTAATTGGTCTAACTCTTATGTTCAGACTTGTaccttgataaatttaatttaatttaaacaacatGAAGGAAGAAGTAGACATATTTGAACAAGTTTATCGAAAGAGGAAAgatattaatgaaattaaatcaacaaatttCTATCAAATCACTAGAGTTATCATTATTAAAGGATAACGGAAGTGGTTGTATAGGTTTGAACCTCATACTTGATGCAAGGCAAATCATTTCCTATTATACCAGTGGCTAGTTGACATCAAATTCCAAGGGTTAAGCCTAAGATTATGTATATAATCTACCTTA
The window above is part of the Gossypium raimondii isolate GPD5lz chromosome 9, ASM2569854v1, whole genome shotgun sequence genome. Proteins encoded here:
- the LOC105799729 gene encoding uncharacterized protein LOC105799729 isoform X2 is translated as MFRLHKTRPTPPPSNKSGEKIDFTFSNFKLVQVPKGWDRLIMSIISMENGKTMAKTSKTVVRNGSCQWTETLSESIWVSKTEMEDCFFKLVVAMGSARSSILGEATVNMTGYINSTITVPVSLPLKKCNHGTVLQMKIQCLTPRRKPMDNDSKQTNSHEGNSTEHSPDLSLNWDGPQSLIANSDGSSPSSAPRQEELVSREASFSASDSHCSYGSAASNLNGDTRSLMGIQDSPISHNGNSHIDDHLSHSNHSSFVSQSSFSDNKQEFCAASTLRATDPSKNLLEAAEKTIEELHAESKMWERNADKLMLDLDMLRKEYSDQSKNHAILAMELSAANVERNGLRKEVEQLKTLLEKSMAKQPTYEDSTFEDAGATLLHKELENEIKFLKESNDSLALQLKRSQDANVELVSVLQELEQTIEKQKVQMGTITALQSQVSELENCMQLNSEENSNLMIQLQQSRESEKNLQAEVQYLEQMKNKESDALLDIEEEYKTKLAAKEREIIGLKVKLSESRKEGNFANPESRNAHVTPLIREIEALKVKLEELETDCNELTDENLELLLKIKETNNNVYGGVASNDFSSDEISAKLAMSEQKSEMLFLEEKLRKKILREIQSDYNSYILELETQTTELEAKGTEVVKELAQKRTEMQTLEATLLSKEEENMELRMNQSKLQDMHHQLLAAEDKCEYLRRENTKLQATNETLIEECNSLNKSAEELRKEKSELEEHCAQLEAKLKECSKKVEVLDQNLTLVIEDFASKEKKLTLELNAIHDKSKKLEAKLKLEESSWNQMYLEKTNEVENLVIEVENLGKQLSAAHHEKEKTACEISGLQADKVRLELALEEAQSNLKLTQSEFKKIESEAKTQVEDLLGELTAARENHEILMAEHEKSLKLLESYKSSEGKLKTVVNELELKLTVSEYERQQVSEQSNNMKVQLLKIENLQDDISALTDERNAIKADKENLEASLHLLSRECHDLKAEKNYSMQQISTLQKMVSEIEDYKHDKIVLEEKLVRTEGDLVAKQALLTQDEEIKNELNKIKQTNRQFQQQIKQLQEEKDELLIKAQTLEENLKLKVEEKQKQRHSNSHRNKREDRHYDSNEGSHGNEFARVMEANNKYRVRVNSSRLSEGRRSQSNTPRKSSIEGEVVAKEKYERTKSTLEAELSDIRERYLQMSLKYAEVEAQREELVMKLKGVKSIRRFFLNPSN
- the LOC105799729 gene encoding uncharacterized protein LOC105799729 isoform X1 translates to MFRLHKTRPTPPPSNKSGEKIDFTFSNFKLVQVPKGWDRLIMSIISMENGKTMAKTSKTVVRNGSCQWTETLSESIWVSKTEMEDCFFKLVVAMGSARSSILGEATVNMTGYINSTITVPVSLPLKKCNHGTVLQMKIQCLTPRRKPMDNDSKQTNSHEGNSTEHSPDLSLNWDGPQSLIANSDGSSPSSAPRQEELVSREASFSASDSHCSYGSAASNLNGDTRSLMGIQDSPISHNGNSHIDDHLSHSNHSSFVSQSSFSDNKQEFCAASTLRATDPSKNLLEAAEKTIEELHAESKMWERNADKLMLDLDMLRKEYSDQSKNHAILAMELSAANVERNGLRKEVEQLKTLLEKSMAKQPTYEDSTFEDAGATLLHKELENEIKFLKESNDSLALQLKRSQDANVELVSVLQELEQTIEKQKVQMGTITALQSQVSELENCMQLNSEENSNLMIQLQQSRESEKNLQAEVQYLEQMKNKESDALLDIEEEYKTKLAAKEREIIGLKVKLSESRKEGNFANPESRNAHVTPLIREIEALKVKLEELETDCNELTDENLELLLKIKETNNNVYGGVASNDFSSDEISAKLAMSEQKSEMLFLEEKLRKKILREIQSDYNSYILELETQTTELEAKGTEVVKELAQKRTEMQTLEATLLSKEEENMELRMNQSKLQDMHHQLLAAEDKCEYLRRENTKLQATNETLIEECNSLNKSAEELRKEKSELEEHCAQLEAKLKECSKKVEVLDQNLTLVIEDFASKEKKLTLELNAIHDKSKKLEAKLKLEESSWNQMYLEKTNEVENLVIEVENLGKQLSAAHHEKEKTACEISGLQADKVRLELALEEAQSNLKLTQSEFKKIESEAKTQVEDLLGELTAARENHEILMAEHEKSLKLLESYKSSEGKLKTVVNELELKLTVSEYERQQVSEQSNNMKVQLLKIENLQDDISALTDERNAIKADKENLEASLHLLSRECHDLKAEKNYSMQQISTLQKMVSEIEDYKHDKIVLEEKLVRTEGDLVAKQALLTQDEEIKNELNKIKQTNRQFQQQIKQLQEEKDELLIKAQTLEENLKLKVEEKQKQRHSNSHRNKRELSLQDRHYDSNEGSHGNEFARVMEANNKYRVRVNSSRLSEGRRSQSNTPRKSSIEGEVVAKEKYERTKSTLEAELSDIRERYLQMSLKYAEVEAQREELVMKLKGVKSIRRFFLNPSN